Proteins encoded in a region of the Paenibacillus wynnii genome:
- a CDS encoding sulfate ABC transporter permease: protein MRRLWIALTYLVFFLLIIAPLSKMTTGAFSNGFEGFWNALTRPEALHALLMTGLVVIVVTLLNTLFGIMMALYLVRATWIGRRLKGLLNSIVDLPYAVSPVIGGLMIVLLLGPDSPLGALFEEIGVKIVYAFPGMVIATLFVTFPLMVREVMPVLQEIGSQQEEAASTLGAYGWTTFWRVTWPSIRWAVMYGVILTVARSLGEFGAVLVVSGNIMNKTQTATTLVYQDVENFNVAAAGGVALVLAAFSVGLLLLMEWTKRRKGVH from the coding sequence ATGAGGAGATTGTGGATCGCCCTTACTTACCTTGTCTTTTTTCTACTTATTATTGCACCGCTCAGCAAGATGACTACTGGAGCTTTCAGTAATGGTTTTGAAGGATTCTGGAATGCCTTAACCCGTCCGGAGGCGCTGCATGCGTTATTGATGACCGGGCTTGTTGTTATAGTTGTTACCCTGCTGAATACGTTATTTGGAATTATGATGGCTCTGTATCTCGTTCGGGCCACTTGGATAGGACGCCGCCTAAAGGGGCTGCTAAATAGTATTGTCGATCTCCCTTATGCGGTATCTCCTGTAATTGGGGGGTTGATGATTGTTCTGTTGCTTGGTCCAGATAGCCCGCTCGGAGCCCTGTTTGAGGAAATCGGAGTAAAGATCGTCTATGCCTTTCCCGGTATGGTGATTGCTACCCTGTTCGTTACTTTTCCCCTGATGGTGCGTGAGGTGATGCCGGTACTTCAGGAGATCGGCTCTCAACAGGAGGAGGCGGCTTCAACGCTGGGTGCGTATGGCTGGACTACATTTTGGAGAGTAACTTGGCCATCGATCCGCTGGGCTGTGATGTACGGTGTGATTTTAACCGTCGCCCGTTCCTTGGGAGAGTTCGGTGCTGTGCTCGTGGTCTCAGGTAATATTATGAACAAAACCCAAACGGCAACTACGCTGGTATATCAAGATGTGGAGAATTTTAATGTAGCCGCTGCGGGTGGTGTAGCGCTTGTACTGGCTGCTTTCTCAGTGGGACTGCTTCTGTTAATGGAGTGGACGAAGAGACGAAAGGGAGTGCACTGA
- the cysT gene encoding sulfate ABC transporter permease subunit CysT, whose product MNSLLRHKGWTWGFRTTILLYFVVLIVLPILGVYYNSFSLGFRSFFESVTDPIAWKSVLLTLKLAIVATVINVVVGTMIAWVLIRYKFPGKSILNSLVDLPFALPTAVGGLMILLLLGPGSFIGKAAEALGFEIVFHQPAIVIAMIFVTFPFVIRAVQPLLEELDPSEEEAAYTMGAKGSRVFRKVILPSMLPGMISGGMLAFSRALAEFGAVVLVAGNIPGRTLVSSVFIFGEVESDNPVGAAAVSVILLTLSFLILWLINMVQMRGRRS is encoded by the coding sequence TTGAATTCACTACTCAGACACAAAGGATGGACCTGGGGATTCCGTACTACAATCTTGTTATATTTTGTAGTATTAATCGTATTGCCAATTCTCGGTGTTTACTACAACTCTTTTTCACTCGGGTTCCGCAGCTTCTTCGAGAGTGTTACTGACCCAATTGCTTGGAAATCGGTATTGTTGACACTGAAGCTGGCTATTGTTGCTACTGTTATTAATGTGGTTGTGGGGACGATGATCGCCTGGGTTCTTATTCGGTACAAATTCCCCGGAAAGTCCATTCTGAACAGCTTGGTTGATTTGCCGTTCGCTTTGCCCACGGCGGTAGGCGGACTAATGATATTGCTGCTGCTTGGGCCCGGAAGCTTCATTGGGAAAGCGGCGGAGGCACTGGGTTTCGAGATTGTTTTTCACCAACCTGCTATTGTAATCGCCATGATCTTTGTAACTTTTCCGTTTGTTATACGAGCGGTACAACCGCTGCTGGAGGAGCTCGATCCCTCTGAAGAGGAAGCGGCTTATACTATGGGCGCTAAAGGCAGCCGGGTCTTCCGAAAGGTCATACTGCCCTCCATGCTGCCCGGTATGATTAGCGGGGGAATGCTGGCCTTCTCGCGGGCACTGGCTGAGTTCGGTGCTGTCGTCCTCGTAGCCGGGAATATCCCGGGCCGGACGCTTGTATCCTCCGTATTTATATTTGGAGAGGTAGAGAGTGATAACCCGGTTGGAGCTGCTGCTGTCTCTGTCATCCTGTTGACCTTGTCCTTTCTCATCCTATGGCTCATTAATATGGTGCAGATGCGGGGGAGAAGATCATGA
- a CDS encoding secondary thiamine-phosphate synthase enzyme YjbQ, with translation MLHTIEISTSKRDEMRDITREVVSYVKKSGIQNGIAVVYCPHTTAGIAINENADPDVKHDVLMRLDEVYPWEHPKYRHAEGNTASHLKSITSGPSQSLIIHEGELLLGRWQGIYFCEFDGPRRRQCYIKVVEG, from the coding sequence ATGCTGCACACCATTGAGATTTCCACCAGTAAAAGAGATGAAATGCGTGATATCACCCGGGAAGTTGTCTCCTATGTAAAAAAAAGCGGAATTCAGAACGGAATTGCCGTTGTGTATTGTCCACATACCACCGCAGGGATTGCCATTAATGAGAATGCGGACCCCGATGTGAAGCATGATGTGCTTATGAGACTAGATGAAGTCTATCCTTGGGAGCATCCAAAGTATCGTCATGCTGAAGGCAATACAGCCTCCCATTTGAAATCCATTACCAGCGGTCCTTCCCAAAGCTTGATCATCCATGAAGGTGAGCTGCTGCTAGGACGCTGGCAAGGAATTTACTTTTGCGAATTCGATGGTCCCCGACGGCGCCAGTGTTATATCAAAGTTGTAGAAGGTTAA